The nucleotide window GTTATGGGTCGGTTGTTGGGTAGTGGTGGTTCGATGGATGTTGTTGAGTTGCCTGCTCTTCTTTCTCCTGATTTAGGGATGTTGTGGAAGAAGTGGGTTATGCGTATGAAGGGTTTTTTGGTTGATGGTGCTGTTCCTTTGGTTGGTGCTGTTGGTGCGGCGGCTGTTTTGTATGAGACGGGTGTTTTAACGGTTTTGGGGCGTGTTATTGAGCCTGTTGTTACTGAGTGGTTGTTGTTGCCGAGTGAGGCTGCTGTTCCATTGATTTTGGGTATTGTTAGGCGGGAGTTGACTGTTTTGCCTTTGCTTGAGATGGAGTTGACTGTTTTACAGTTGTTTGTTGGAGCTTTGGTTGGTTTGTTTTATGTTCCGTGTATTGCTGTGTTGGCGGTTCTTGCTAAGGAGTTTTCCTTTAAGATGACTTTGGGTGTTTTGTTGGCTACTGTTGTTGTTGCTTTTGGTGTTGGTGGTGTTGTTGCTCGTGTTGGATTGTTGTTTTAAATATTGGGGTGTTTGGTTTTGGAGTGGGTAGTTATGGAGATAAACACAGGTTTAAAGGTATTTTGTATTTATTAAATTATAGTTGATTGTTTTGGTGGTTTAAGTTGATAAAAAAAATATCAAGAAAACTAGAGAAAATATTCAGTGAATCATCCCTCTACTTCAAGATCTATGCCGCACCATACCATAGAGTAGTTAAGAGAGAGATAGAGCTAACAAAAAAACACGGTAACCTAAAACCACCATTGTTAAACATTGGTTGTGGCAGCATGCCGTTCACCACATACTACTTAGCCAGAGAAACAGACCTCGAAGTAGTTGCAGTAGACCAAGACAGTGAAATGACAGATCTAGCTAAAAAAACAATCAAAAAACTGGGTCTGGAAAACAAAATAACTGTAATAAATAAAAAGGCAAGTGAAATCGATTTCAAGGAATACCAAGCCGTATACACAGCGCTGCACCTAAAAAATAAAAAAAAGGTCTATAACCAGTTTATGGAGACAGCCCCCCAAGGATCTAGGTTTTTAGTAAGGGAACCTAGAAAGACCTTCAAAAACCACTACGAAGAACTAAATAATAACTCGGTCGACCTTGTTAAACATAGATTGGTTACATTTGATAGAACCTGTCTGTACATTAAAGATTGAAGGATGGCGTTAGGTTTGGACAAAAATTTGAATAAAAAAACGGTTTTATGGATCTTCGGCATCTCAGTTTTGATGGGGTTAACGGTTTGGGCCGGCTGGACTGAATTGATTGAAGCCCTCTATAAGACCGACCCCCTATACATGTTTTTTTTGCTATTACTACAGTTCTCTACAACATTGTTGGTAAATTACCAATGGAAATATATTATTGAGAGAGCTGGAAACTACATTGGTTTTTGGAAGACCTATATATTGTTGCGGGCTGGTTATTTCGTTGAGTTGGTCACTCCTTCTTCAAAGTTGGGTGGTGAAGCTGCTAAGATAATTCTTTTTAGACATAACACGGAGATGGGGTATACCGATTCAACTGCGGTGATGCTTGCCCAAAAATATATCTCATTGATACCGTTTCTAGCTATTGCATC belongs to Methanonatronarchaeum sp. AMET-Sl and includes:
- a CDS encoding methyltransferase domain-containing protein; this encodes MIKKISRKLEKIFSESSLYFKIYAAPYHRVVKREIELTKKHGNLKPPLLNIGCGSMPFTTYYLARETDLEVVAVDQDSEMTDLAKKTIKKLGLENKITVINKKASEIDFKEYQAVYTALHLKNKKKVYNQFMETAPQGSRFLVREPRKTFKNHYEELNNNSVDLVKHRLVTFDRTCLYIKD